In the genome of Streptomyces sp. SAI-127, the window GAGCGCGATGAGCCCGGAGATACCGAGGAAGGACGCGGCCGACATGTAGTCGCCCGCGATGGCAAAACCATTCTCCATCGGCGAGAACAGCCGCCCGCCCGCGTAGAACTCCTCCGCCGAGCCATGCCGGTGGCGGCTCACCCATGTCGTGATCCCCAGCGTGACCGCGACGAACGCGCTGAAGAGCAGCAACGCCAGGGTCTGGTGGTCTCCCGTCACGACGACGCACCGCCCCGTGCCGTGCGCGTCAGTTCCTGGGTGTCCCACCGCAGTTCGAGCGCGGCCCGGTCCCGGCGCAGCCTCGCATGCCGGGCGTAGGCCCAGGTCAGCAGGAAGGTGGTGAGGAACTGCCCGAGTCCCGCGAGCATCGCCACGTTCACCGCGCCGGCGACCGGCCGCGCCATCAGTCCCGGCGCGCTCGTCGCTGTCACGACATAGGCCACGTACCACGCGAAGAACCCGATGCCAGCGGGCACCACGAACCTTAGGTACCGGCTGCGCACTTCCTGAAAGGCCGCGCTGCGCTGCACCTCCAGGTAGACGTCGGCCGCCGCTGCGGCCCGGTCCTCGCGCTCCGCGCGTGCCGTCGCAACCGGGCCCACGGATGTACCGTCACCGCCCGTCTCGCCCCAGCCGGAGGCGAGCGCGTCATACCAGGGATCGTCGTACCGCACACCGGCGGACGCCTCAGCGCGGGTCACATCCTGGCCGTGGTGGTTCTCGGCCGAACTCTCGGCATCACCCCCGCTTCCGCGGGGACGAGCGTTGCTTGACTGCATGCCCAAGGATGGACAGAACGGGAAGATCCCCGACTCTTCTTCCCCGCGCTCTTCACCCCATCAGGTGATTCCTCCTATCGGTGGCCGTACGAGCCCCTTCGCATAGGCGTAACGCACCGCCTGCGCGCGGTCCTTGATTCCCGTCTTGGCGAAGAGGTTGTTGATGTGGGTCTTCACCGTGGCGGTGGAGACATGCAGTTTTCGGGCGATCTCCTGGTTGCTCAGTCCCTCTGCGATCAGCGCCAGCACTTCGACCTCCCGGGCGGTGAGCCCGTCGGGCGCCTCCGCGGCCACCGGCTGCGGCGGCTCGGGATCCGACAGCCGCTCCAGCAGCCGACGCTGGATGCTCGGCGACAGTCCGGCGTCCCCGGAGAGCACGCTCCGCACGGCCCGCACGATCTCGTCACCCCCCGCGTCCTTGGTGAGATAACCGCGCGCCCCCGCCTTGAGCGCGGGAAACAGCGACTCGTCGTCCGCGAAGGTCGTCAGCACCACGACCTGCGTCCCGGGGTGCTCGGCGCGGATCCTCCGGGTCGCCTCCACCCCGTCACAGCGAGGCATGCGCAGGTCCATCAGCACCACGTCCGGGGCGAGTTCCGCGACGAGTTCCACCGCCTCCTCACCGTCCCCCGCCGCGCCCACCACTTCAATCCCCGGCAGCAGGCCGAGCAGCATCACGATGCCTTCGCGCACCACGGTCTGGTCGTCCGCGACCACCACCCGCGCGGGCTTCGGCTCCGCCCCCTCCGTCATACCGGCACCTTCAACGTCACCACGAACCCTTCGTCGTCCGGCCCGGCGTCCAGCGAACCGCCCAGCAGTTCGGCGCGCTCCCGCATCCCCAGCAGACCGTACCCGCCTCCGGTGGCGCCGAGTTCACCCGGCGAACCGCCCGAGTCCCGCACGACCAGCGTCACCCGGTCCTCGCCGTACTCCAGCCACACGCGGATCTTGGCCCCCGGCGCGTGCTTGCGGACGTTGGTCAGGGCCTCCTGCGCGACCCTGCGCACGGCCTGCGACGCCTCGGCCGGCAACGGTCTGCGCTCACCCGAAATGGTGGTCTCGGCTCCGTCGGCCGTCCCGACGAGCTGGGTCAGGAATTCCTCCAGCGGAGTCATGTCCCCCCGCAGAGCCGACAGCGCCTGCCGGGTCTCCGCGAGACCGTCGCGGGCCATGCCCCGGGCCGCCACCACCCTTTCGAGGATCTGGTCCCGGTCCGCGCCGCCCTCGATCAGCAACCGGGCCGCCTCCAGGTGCACTAGCTGGGCCGAGAGGCTGTGGGCCAGCACGTCGTGGATCTCCCGGGCGATACGGGCCCGCTCCGCGAGTGCCGCCGACTCCGCCTCGGCCGCTCGCGCGGCCCGCTCCTGGTTGAGCAGCCGCTGCGCGTTGCCGCGGGCCTCGGCGTCCAACCGCAGGACGTAGCCGGCGAGGGCCAGCCCCGCCGTCGTGGCCAGGGTGGTCAGCCACGCGTCGTCGTTGACGGCGGCGTAGAGAGCGAGGGCGATCACGGTCACGGGCAGAGCGGCGGCGATGGGCAGCCGTTCCAGAGCGGTGATGGCGCAGCCGCACCACAGGACGAGGGCGACGACTCTGAAGTCGGCGGCCTGGGCGGCGGCCGCGATCGCCAGGAGAAGGCCGTAGAGGGCCAGTGAGGGCCAGAGCCGGTGCTCCAGGGTGGTGCGGAAGAGTGCCCAGGCGACGACTGCGGACAGGAGGATTCCCGCCACTGCGCCGAGCACACCCCAGCCCCGTACAGGACTGCTGTTGAAAGCGCCCCAGAGGAGCAAGGCGAGTACCAGCGACCGCGTGACCCAGCCGAGCAGGCGCCGAGGACGCGTGGCCCCCTTACGCCCGAGCGCCTCCCGGGAGGGCCAGCGGGTCCAGGCGTTGTCCGTCACACGCCTTCCTTCCCCGGGGACCGGAACATGGGCTCACCGTACGCCGGGGCGGGTGCGGCGGCCGGGCGCAGGGAATGCGCTCGCCCGACGAGGATCCCGGAGCGCACGAGCAGGGTGGCCGCCAGGGCGAGCAGCAGTGCGGAAGAGTCCTGATGGACACCGAGCGTCGCGCCGAGCGCGAAGAGGCCGACGCGCAGCCCGATTCCGAGGGCCCAGACGGCCCCGCTCGCCTTGGTGCTCCTGCTCCACACCGCGCCGTCCGGCTCCGTCCATATCCGGCTCGTCCAGGCCCAGCCGGCCCCGATGGCGAGGCCGGTGAACAGCTCGGCGGTGAGCAGGGCCACCGATGCCGTGCGGTGATGGGCGTCCACCAGCCCCGGCTCGCGAAGTGCCACGACGGCGAGGACGGCGGGCAACAGCCACCAGCGCCGCCCGGTGTCGATCCGGCTCGCCCGGAACTGCCGGGCGATCACCACGACCACCGCGACCACGATCAGCAACGCGTCGACGAGCCCGGACATCACAGCCTCCGTGAGCGAGGAAGGGACTGCCGGCAGCGGACGCCGCCGACACCTTCGAAGCTACGGAAATCCGCAGGCCGGGAGATCGGAGCAGGGGTGGATCACAGGTGGATTCCCAGCCACCGTGACCGTCCACCCACGGGTGGAGAGGCCGGCCCACAGCCCTGAGCGCAACCACCCGGCCTCACCACTCGCCCCGGGCTGCCGCCGGCGGCAGCGTGCGCAGCCGCCAACCTCAAGCGGCGGACCCTGCCCGAGGGTGCAGCCGAGGCCGGTTGCAAACCCGGCCCCGGCCACCTGGTCCAATACAGGGACTACGCGTCGATACGCGACCGATCAAGGGTCGCCGCCGACCCGGAGATGAACTCCTTCCGCGGCGCCACGTCATTGCCCA includes:
- a CDS encoding DUF1453 domain-containing protein, producing the protein MSGLVDALLIVVAVVVVIARQFRASRIDTGRRWWLLPAVLAVVALREPGLVDAHHRTASVALLTAELFTGLAIGAGWAWTSRIWTEPDGAVWSRSTKASGAVWALGIGLRVGLFALGATLGVHQDSSALLLALAATLLVRSGILVGRAHSLRPAAAPAPAYGEPMFRSPGKEGV
- a CDS encoding histidine kinase; translation: MTDNAWTRWPSREALGRKGATRPRRLLGWVTRSLVLALLLWGAFNSSPVRGWGVLGAVAGILLSAVVAWALFRTTLEHRLWPSLALYGLLLAIAAAAQAADFRVVALVLWCGCAITALERLPIAAALPVTVIALALYAAVNDDAWLTTLATTAGLALAGYVLRLDAEARGNAQRLLNQERAARAAEAESAALAERARIAREIHDVLAHSLSAQLVHLEAARLLIEGGADRDQILERVVAARGMARDGLAETRQALSALRGDMTPLEEFLTQLVGTADGAETTISGERRPLPAEASQAVRRVAQEALTNVRKHAPGAKIRVWLEYGEDRVTLVVRDSGGSPGELGATGGGYGLLGMRERAELLGGSLDAGPDDEGFVVTLKVPV
- a CDS encoding response regulator transcription factor, translating into MTEGAEPKPARVVVADDQTVVREGIVMLLGLLPGIEVVGAAGDGEEAVELVAELAPDVVLMDLRMPRCDGVEATRRIRAEHPGTQVVVLTTFADDESLFPALKAGARGYLTKDAGGDEIVRAVRSVLSGDAGLSPSIQRRLLERLSDPEPPQPVAAEAPDGLTAREVEVLALIAEGLSNQEIARKLHVSTATVKTHINNLFAKTGIKDRAQAVRYAYAKGLVRPPIGGIT
- a CDS encoding DUF485 domain-containing protein — encoded protein: MQSSNARPRGSGGDAESSAENHHGQDVTRAEASAGVRYDDPWYDALASGWGETGGDGTSVGPVATARAEREDRAAAAADVYLEVQRSAAFQEVRSRYLRFVVPAGIGFFAWYVAYVVTATSAPGLMARPVAGAVNVAMLAGLGQFLTTFLLTWAYARHARLRRDRAALELRWDTQELTRTARGGASS